CAAGGCTTGCACGGGGCAAAAAAAACCCTGTCACAAGGCGCGGTCCTCGATCGGCGGTGGGCTCTGCCGCTGCCATGAGCCACCGGATGATGATGAGCCCGGTGAAGGTGGAgggccgccgctgccccgaccccgacccggcggcggccgcaggcggaggggcgCCGAGGCCGATGGACGGGCTGGGCGACGCCGGGCCCACGCCGTTCCTCGCCAAGACCTACGACATGGTCGACGaccccgccaccgacgccgtcgtcTCCTGGACCGCCACCAGCAACAGCTTCGTCGTCTGGGACCCGCACCTCCTCGCCACCCTGCTGCTGCCGAGGTACTTCAAGCACGGCAACTTCTCCAGCTTCGTACGACAGCTCAACACCTACGTAAGTCCCCCNNNNNNNNNNNNNNNNNNNNNNNNNNNNNNNNNNNNNNNNNNNNNNNNNNNNNNNNNNNNNNNNNNNNNNNNNNNNNNNNNNNNNNNNNNNNNNNNNNNNNNNNNNNNNNNNNNNNNNNNNNNNNNNNNNNNNNNNNNNNNNNNNNNNNNNNNNNNNNNNNNNNNNNNNNNNNNNNNNNNNNNNNNNNNNNNNNNNNNNNNNNNNNNNNNNNNNNNNNNNNNNNNNNNNNNNNNNNNNNNNNNNNNNNNNNNNNNNNNNNNNNNNNNNNNNNNNNNNNNNNNNNNNNNNNNNNNNNNNNNNNNNNNNNNNNNNNNNNNNNNNNNNNNNNNNNNNNNNNNNNNNNNNNNNNNNNNNNNNNNNNNNNNNNNNNNNNNNNNNNNNTGCTTTGCTTTGGGCCATTTACGCCTAAATCGATTGCTTGATGCCACTTGCTAGTAAACCACAAGAGTTAAGGAGTGAGTACAGCTTGGGATTACTAAAAGTACTGGAGTATCTGCTCACCCTGGGATTACTGAAATTTTTATATATCCAATTTCGCCTCATTTTCACAGCCCTGGCCTCTGATCCACCGCTTGTTGGCTGCAGTTCACAAGGTGTGGCAGGGGAACGGCTATAGATTTATAGATCAGGCTAATTAGGGGGTGATTGACAGCCCTAGTGGTTTGGGAGGTCACAGTGGCATTGCGCCTAGGGGGACTTTGGGGGCGAACAGGAGGTCCAATGCGAATGCAGTTTAATAGTTCAAATTCTAGCTACCATTAACAACAAAGTACTCATATAGACACATGCTCTGCTCCTGCTCCCTATATACCTCCATCTTTATGGATGTTGTTTTAACTTCACTCAAGTTATCCTGCAAGATATCACACACATCTTCACCTTATGTACTTAAGAAGAAATAACCAATAGGATGATAGCAGATACTTGGTACTAGTTCATGTGATGTTTTCGTTTTATGCAACGATCCATAAAAATCCTCGAATTATGGCAACCACAATTATTTTCATACCTGCAGAGCCAGTTGATATCAACTTTTTTTTTCCGAGAAAACGCAAAGATCTTTGCGTTTCATTGCATTGAAGAGAAGGGATAGTACAATCCTCCTAGGAGGCTGGGGTTTGGTTGCGCTCTCAATCAGTGAACATCCCAGGATGTGGGCAGGACTACCCTGAGCCCCTTTGCCCCGGCTTGTGCCCAACATTTGGCTTCCGTTTTAATCCTATCCACTAATGCTTCTATCGATGGTCGGGCGTTTTCGAAGACACATTCATTCCGCTGCTTCCAGATCATCCAAGGTACGAGCATGGCTATGGACTGCAGTCCTTTGCGCAGCGCGTGCGGTGTCTCATCCTTCGTTCGCTGCCATCAGTCTGTAAGTGAGGGCTCATTGTGTGGTGGCTGTGCTGGAATGCGTGTCCAGTCCAGGATGGCATGCCAGGCTTGCTGTGCGAATGGGCAGGTCGGGAACAGGTGCTGGATGGTCTCCGGCGCTTGGTCGCAGAGGAGGCATCTGGGGTGGTGCTGTAGGCCGCGACGGGCCAGCCGTTCTGCTGTCCAGCACCGATCCTGGCTGGCCAGCCAATGGAAGAATCGGATCAACTTGAAATGTACAAGCATATGATAACCTTACAGCCAGCTGGTAGTTCGTGTGTGCTGTTTTTCATTTTAGGCAGCGGTTATAAAAATCCTCGAATTAACAAAAGTTGCAAGTGCTTGAGTCAAATCCCAAGCCTACAGAATTAGTTGAGTACAATTTGGAATTTACAAGCACATGATAAAATTGAAAATAGGCGAAAAGCCTAAAATAGTTGTATTGTGAAATTGAAGACGGACAAAATTGAAAGCCTTGATATTTTGGCCAAAAGATCTGATCAGAAAGAGTAAAAGTGGAAGTTTGTTATGCTAGTGTCTGTGTTGCCCGTAGTAGCATTTGATAGTTTGGCCAAGAGATCAGAAAGAGTAAAAGAGGAAGTTTGGTATACTAGTATCTGTGCTGCCTGTGGTAGCATTGCCGATAGTGTGGGACTCTGGGTTATTCTTTTATCATTATTCTCTTATCCTAGAAACTTGCGGGTGTTGGAAGACCAGATTTTACAGGATGATTGTTGCATTTCCAGGAGAACCTTCAGATTTTACGAGATTTGGGCTATGAGTTAATCTGTGGGTAGTAGTTTTATTGACCTTATAAGTTATAAGTCTTTGAGAGTATGTGTGCAGTCGCCAGCTGAATGCTTCACGATGATGTTAGCTCCGAGTAGGTGTAACACATTCTAGTTAGGCTATCGCGTGTTCTTTTCAGTAAAATCTTCCAGTTGATACTTCATTTGTTTGCCTTGAGTAAAATCTTCCAGTTGATACTTCATTTGTTTGCCTTGAGTAAAATCTTCCAGTTGATACTTCATTTGTTTGCCTTGAGTAAAATCTTCCAATTGATACTTCATTTTGCCTTGAGTAAGCTTCCAGTTCATACAATACTAAAGGATGAAGATGAAGAGCAAAGTTGACAAATAAAGTGAAGAACTGAAATCAGCAAACTGTAAAATGTATGAAGTGAGTAAAATCTTCCTATTGATACTTCATCTTGCCTTGAGTAAGCTTCCGGTTCATACAATATTaaaggatgaagatgaagaggaaagTTGACAAATAAAGTGAAGAACTGAAACCAGCAAACTGAAAAATGTATCATGAGAACTGAAACTTGTCATAAAGAGGTAAATTAGATATTCTTACAGGCTCATCTtctccacacactctctctctctctttgccacTGTTGTTTATCTAAATTCTGAATGGTTAATTTACTGTTGGATATACCTTCTTTTTGCCTTATTTTATTATCCGATTTCCGACATGGTTGTTATCTCCTTTGGCAGGGCTTCAGAAAGGTAGACCCTGACAGGTGGGAATTTGCAAATGAGGGGTTCTTGCGAGGGCAGAGGCACCTTCTCAGAAATATTAAGCGCCGAAAACCTACACACGGGTCTCAGAATCAGCATTCTCTTGGCTCCTACCTTGAGGTGGGGAACTTTGGACATGACGTGGAGATAGATCAGCTGAAAAGGGACAAGCAGCTCTTGATGGCTGAAGTGGTGAAGCTCAGGCAGGAGCAACAGAACACAAGGTCAGGTCTGCAAGCCATGGAAAAGAGGCTGCAAGGAACCGAGCAGAAGCAACAGCAGATGATGTCGTTCTTGGCGCGAGTCATGCAGAATCCCGTGTTCATACGCCAGCTGATCTCTCAGAGTGAGATGAGGAAGGAGCTCGAAGATGCCATGTCAAATAAAAGGCGGCGCCGCATCGACCAGGGACCTGAAGCTGTCGATAGCATGGGCAATGGCTCTACTCTGGAGCAAGGGTCACAAGTAATGTTTGAGCAGCAAGAGCCAGTGGACTCGCTCGTGAACGGTGTCATATCCGATCTTGAAAGCTCGTCCGTCGATACAAAGGGGGCTGAGGTGCAGCAGAGTGTCGCTTCCAGCCGTTCGGAGCAACTGAGAGGCAGGCCCAGTGGAGAGCTAAATGATGATTTCTGGGAGGACCTACTGCATGAAGGGGGGCTCGGCGAGGAGGCCAGCAACCTTGTGGTTCCAGATGACATGAACTTGTTGGCTCAGAAGATGGACTAGCTCCACTTGAAGAACACAAAATCTGGACAGTAGCCCATCGCCGAGCAGCCCCGAGAATCCTTACCAGCAAGCCTGTTgttatatatatgtgtatatatatgccCATGTCGGCCATGATCAGTCAGTCGAGTAGATCACTGCCGCCTTTGGTGATGATGCTACCATATTATCTTGGTGTCGGTCTTATTTTCGTCATTGCCGTGTTTAGTTCAGCTTTCGGGAGGATTCTATTTGGTATCAGTTATTTCTGCTAGCTACTGTCGGTCTAACGAACTGCAGTGTTTCTGCTAGCTCGTGTATTGGCATTGTCAGTATCAGTATGAGAAATAAATAGAAGAGTACCCAGTATATAGCACCTGTATCTGcagtgattgtatctggatgatttcgATGTACCGTATCCTGTTGTGTCTATGTATAATGTACCCCTTATTACCATGTATTTTAGGCAACTGTACTTGTTTGCTTACTTTCGGAGGCTTTGTGCTGTATCATGTGTTCCCCACTAAGGAATTCGTACCTAAATTTCCTCACATTACGAATGTTCATCATAAGTTTATTACAACATTAATTCCTACCTTGTATAGGTTCATAACAGCAATGACACAAATTTACTCGtgtaagttcaaatttatttgctcgACAACAAGAGACTTGTTTTCATAAACCAAGCTGTAAGATGGACAACTTCACAAACCTAGCAGCTTATATATTAGCTAGTGTATGGCTAATGAAGAGTTGATATATGTCTTCGTTGTTGTTTATCTTCTGATATAGACAAGCCAAATATTGCTTGAAATCCCACAGCAAGTCGCCAGGTATATATtgctataaataaaataaataattatgGCAAACCAGATGCTCTCTTGAACATGATCTATCATAGAAGTAGAACAGATGCAGTACAATCTTTttcaaattgtgaacaaaatttaacAATGGCAGTATGGACATTCCATTTCCACTGGGTGTTGAATGATAGGTTGGACGGTACAGCCTCAGAAGAAAGCATCTTACACCTAGTGAAACTTGAATGTTTTATCGATGAAAAATGTCAGAAATGCAAATCAAATCTAGACCCTCTTCTTCCGAGCAGAAGATGCCGGCGACGCCGGCGCCGAGCATGAGCAGAGACCGCGCAGGATGGCAATGACAGCAAACACGGCGTATGGAACATACATCTGAAGCAGCTTCGTCGTTGCCTTCCCTGAGCCCAGCATCTCGCCAAATATTGCCGACTGAAACAATTGCAATCACTATTAGGAGCGAAGCCAAGATAATCACCATAGTGATATGGTAGTGATTGACTGAATCTGGCGACACTGAAAATTTAGAGATGCTGATCTATTCAATTGCCAAGTAAGAAAGCTTAAACGGCCATGCATCGGATCAGATCATTCATTCACATGAAATAGGCAGATCCAGATTATTGTCTCTAACTTGTCATGAACATACATCTAGAAATGCTCTGCTGAGACGCGGAGTGATTGGGTTACTGTGGAGTTGACCTCTGATTTTGCAGATCCGAAGGATAGGCGGCACATTTATAAATCGCAGACCGACATGCTCTCGATAAATCGTGGACGGGGAATAGAGCGGGGAGGGGGCGAGGGATGGGGGTTACCAGGGAGGTGAGGGTGGTGACGCCGACCATGAGGGAGGTGGTGGCGGCCCATCGGCGGCGGGCGAGGACGCCGTAGACGGTGGCGACGGAGAGCGGCCAGAGGAAGGCGAGCTCGAGGCACAAGAGGCCGCGGAAGAAGGGCGGCGGGTGGGCCATGAGGTAGTCGTCGAACTCGGCGGCGTACCAGCGCTTGAGGTCCCGCAGCTGCGCCGGGTAGGCGTCGTGCGAGAGGACGGCCTGCGCGTCGATGAGCGGGACCCCCACCGCGATGGTGAGGGAGAAGAGGACGACCACCGCGTCCGCCACCGCCGAGACGACGCCCATCGCTTCTGCCGTGCGTGCCTGGTCGTGCTCGTGGGTGCGTGATGTACTTGGCTGGGATCTGATGAAATGGCTTTGTTTTTGTCTCGCCTGCAGGGTTATTTCACGAACCTGGGCAGGAACACACCAAAGGTGGGAGAAGAAGAGCATGTGAAAGCCAGAGAGTTTATTCTCACTTGCATACAACCTGCAAATACGCCCTCTCATAAGTTCATCTCTAACCGATCTCTTAAAAACCTCTAACGAAGTACACCCTCTGTCCCAGAATAtaggaacgtttttgacactatgctAGTGTTAAAAATATTTttacattttgggacggagggagtatatatgaggATTTCTACGGGGGATTTACAGGCTGCTTAGCGATGATTGGCGGGGATTGATTAAGGGACGCGGGCCCACTGGTGAAAatagtagggggggggggcgcaattAGAAGAGCGCACAATCCCTAGCCCGTACAAACCTGTAAATAAAGTCCGTACGTCTAGCATTATTGATATATGAGAGGCAAACGCACTTAGCCGATCTCTTAAACGGATAGAGAAGTTAAAAGATAAATAAGAGTTGTCGAAATAGGATTTCCCCCACTTTGTATTGCAAATCAACCATCACCGATACAACCAACGATAGatatggggcggaagcagcacagacaTGCCCAAAAGAAACAAAAGTGAAAATACAGAAGAAACAAATGCCCACAACGGTGGATCAACAAAAATGAAGAAGCCACGCGACCGTTGTGCCCACCGGGGATCTTCCACCAAGCTCCTAGACTCCGAAGAgccggtaccaatcaacacctcaAGAAGGGACGCGGCAATgatgacgctgctgccaagggtttcccctggTACGCAGctaggagagaggaagggtagcccccgacgccctccaggaaggtccggcAGCACCCTCAGGCACCATCGCGCCGGTGTCGGCTAGGCCGACACAGATTTCTCTCAATCCCAACCTTCACAT
Above is a window of Triticum dicoccoides isolate Atlit2015 ecotype Zavitan chromosome 5B, WEW_v2.0, whole genome shotgun sequence DNA encoding:
- the LOC119312183 gene encoding sigma intracellular receptor 2-like; this translates as MLFFSHLWCVPAQVREITLQARQKQSHFIRSQPSTSRTHEHDQARTAEAMGVVSAVADAVVVLFSLTIAVGVPLIDAQAVLSHDAYPAQLRDLKRWYAAEFDDYLMAHPPPFFRGLLCLELAFLWPLSVATVYGVLARRRWAATTSLMVGVTTLTSLSAIFGEMLGSGKATTKLLQMYVPYAVFAVIAILRGLCSCSAPASPASSARKKRV
- the LOC119312181 gene encoding heat stress transcription factor A-2e-like encodes the protein MSHRMMMSPVKVEGRRCPDPDPAAAAGGGAPRPMDGLGDAGPTPFLAKTYDMVDDPATDAVVSWTATSNSFVVWDPHLLATLLLPRYFKHGNFSSFVRQLNTYGFRKVDPDRWEFANEGFLRGQRHLLRNIKRRKPTHGSQNQHSLGSYLEVGNFGHDVEIDQLKRDKQLLMAEVVKLRQEQQNTRSGLQAMEKRLQGTEQKQQQMMSFLARVMQNPVFIRQLISQSEMRKELEDAMSNKRRRRIDQGPEAVDSMGNGSTLEQGSQVMFEQQEPVDSLVNGVISDLESSSVDTKGAEVQQSVASSRSEQLRGRPSGELNDDFWEDLLHEGGLGEEASNLVVPDDMNLLAQKMD